The following are encoded in a window of Anoplopoma fimbria isolate UVic2021 breed Golden Eagle Sablefish chromosome 3, Afim_UVic_2022, whole genome shotgun sequence genomic DNA:
- the LOC129089188 gene encoding chemokine XC receptor 1-like codes for MESYSTVSGGLVETTDDVVYPCDEMFNFETISGVSQILIFIFSVTGNCLLLLVLVTQENLRNVTNLFVLNLACSDLIFTFTLPFWAVHQLHHWIFGEFTCKLMTAAYIVGLYSSIILLTAMTVDRFIIVVLHNMPSYSVRRQRFAIVACVAAWVISTAASLSDAIKVKVEESGGISFCEVLSDEHDVKLGYYLQVSLLFFLPLAIIVFCYSAILKTVLQASNRKTSRTVVLVLCIVAAFFICWGPHSILLFIGTLYEPKDCNAQERLEIAYSICQVLAYSHCCMNPLLYMHSQKMRKHLLDFFML; via the coding sequence ATGGAGTCCTACTCAACAGTGAGCGGTGGACTTGTGGAAACCACCGATGATGTGGTGTATCCTTGTGATGAGATGTTTAACTTTGAAACAATCAGTGGTGTCTCCCAAATTTTGATCTTCATCTTCAGTGTCACAGGCAACtgtcttctccttcttgttCTCGTCACGCAAGAGAACCTGAGAAATGTTACTAATCTATTCGTCCTGAACCTGGCCTGCTCTGATTTGATCTTCACTTTCACGCTCCCATTCTGGGCCGTCCATCAGCTGCACCACTGGATCTTTGGTGAGTTTACCTGTAAGCTGATGACTGCGGCTTACATTGTTGGTTTGTACAGCAGCATCATTCTACTGACTGCCATGACTGTGGATCGGTTCATAATAGTGGTGCTGCACAACATGCCGAGCTACTCAGTAAGGAGGCAGAGGTTTGCAATTGTAGCCTGTGTAGCTGCCTGGGTCATCAGCACGGCTGCGTCCTTGAGTGATGCTATCAAAGTGAAGGTGGAAGAGAGTGGCGGTATTTCCTTTTGTGAGGTTCTCTCTGATGAACATGATGTCAAGCTTGGCTATTATCTCCAGGTGTCactgctcttcttcctcccatTGGCCATCATTGTTTTCTGCTATTCTGCCATCCTCAAGACAGTTTTGCAGGCCTCAAACAGAAAAACGTCCAGGACTGTAGTGCTGGTGTTATGTATTGTCGCCGCCTTCTTCATCTGCTGGGGACCTCACAGTATTTTGCTTTTCATCGGAACTCTGTACGAACCCAAAGACTGCAATGCACAGGAACGCTTGGAGATTGCCTATTCTATTTGCCAAGTACTTGCTTATTCTCACTGCTGTATGAACCCTCTGCTGTATATGCACTCACAAAAGATGCGAAAAcatcttttggatttttttatgctgtga